The stretch of DNA TGAACGGCCGTGTCATGTGGGAGGATTTTTTGTCGGCTGCTCCCGTCAGCCTGCTCTTAACGCCGGAAGCGGGGGCCAACGAGCTCGAGATCACGCCCTGGAACGGGCCCTTGCTTCTGTCCGGGATCGAGGTCGAGATCCTTGACGGGACGGCCTCGGCTCCGCCGGATAAAAAGCCGACCCCGGCCCGAAAAGCATCGCCTCTCGGGCGGACGGGGAAGTCCTCTTGACAATGGCCATGTCGTGTTATATTATTGAAAACGCTAGGGTAGGAGGAATCCAATGGGTCGAGGTGTTCTCATGAGGCGGTTTCTAGTTTATAGCGGGTTGCTAGCCTGTCTTTTTTCGTTCGCGGTTCCCTTGATTGCTCAGGCTCCCGCCCGAGGCAATCTGGTCGGCAGCTTTTTCGAAAAGGACGGAACGACCCCGGTTGTCGGAGCCGTCATCAAGCTCCGCAACATCTCCAGCGGCGCCGTCTACGAAGCCCCGGCTTCGGATAAGTCCGGGTTTTTCCGCTTGGACGGGCTGGCCAAGGGCATCTACAATTTCGGCATCACCACCACGGCGGGGGACTTCAATACCAACGAATTGGTCGGCATCATCGAAAATGAAACGACCAAGATCTCCATCTCGCTCAATATCTACGAGGGCGAGATCCGCCAGGCCATGCAGGAGATCGCCCGCGAGCAAAGCGTCAAGGACAACGAAGCCCGGGTCGGCCGGGTCGTGCAGTTCATCCCCGGGACCAAGGAAGCGGTCGTCTTCGTCGAGAAGGGGGCCCTCCAGGTCGACGATCGGATTCGGGTCCGCGGCATCACGACGAACTTCTACCAGGACGTCGACGCGTTGGGCTTGGACGGCTACAAGATCAAGCGGGCCTTGGCGGGACAGAGCCCCTTCATGAAAATCATCCGGGACGTGCAGATCGGCGACGCGGTCTATTTGTGCTGTAAGAAAGGCGTTCCGCCGTTCTTCCTGACGCCCTGCGGCATCGCCACCGTGGTCGGAGGCATGGCCGGCCTCATCACCGTGGTCGACAAGAAGGAAGTCTCGCCGTTCAAGAAGTAACCCCGGCCGCGCGTCTTCTCGTCCTCGGCTCGCGGATTGATCTCGACCCCGATTCCGCGCGCGCCCTGACCGGTCTTTTAGAAAGCGCGGACATTCCTTGGCGCCGCTGGCTGGACGTATCCAGGCGCGAGGGAACAGCCCCTCTCCTCGAGCGCCATCTTCGCACCCGCCCCGACTGCGTCCCTGCCCCCGTGCGGACGGAGCTGCGGCGAATCCGATTGGCCGCGGCGGCCCGGCATCTCCGGGCGGTCGAGATCGTCGGGCCGGTGTTGCGTGCGGCCCATGCGGCTGGTCTGCGGATCGGGATCAGCAAGGGGTTCCATTGGGCGGAGCGTCTGTATCCCGAGCCGGGGCTCAGGC from Candidatus Aminicenantes bacterium encodes:
- a CDS encoding carboxypeptidase-like regulatory domain-containing protein; the encoded protein is MRRFLVYSGLLACLFSFAVPLIAQAPARGNLVGSFFEKDGTTPVVGAVIKLRNISSGAVYEAPASDKSGFFRLDGLAKGIYNFGITTTAGDFNTNELVGIIENETTKISISLNIYEGEIRQAMQEIAREQSVKDNEARVGRVVQFIPGTKEAVVFVEKGALQVDDRIRVRGITTNFYQDVDALGLDGYKIKRALAGQSPFMKIIRDVQIGDAVYLCCKKGVPPFFLTPCGIATVVGGMAGLITVVDKKEVSPFKK